A single window of Sphaerodactylus townsendi isolate TG3544 linkage group LG03, MPM_Stown_v2.3, whole genome shotgun sequence DNA harbors:
- the TAP1 gene encoding antigen peptide transporter 1 → MKPGQVVPCVWILAVPLLDFLALRLAWLALRAPWGSPLLLCWAAALVRCPVLMLSAYALGCLKGLPGALRDALVPAASLLSLLVPTCATLQYLLLPDGGAAELAHSWGRADVFALNYLVVGAVALLWHQLAPPRQGETGKRPSASFGRLLSCMRPDRPRFVAVAGLVVVSSLGEMALPYYTGRVTDWIVTKDGSSAFERALWMMSLFTVGSAVTEFLCDCLYNVTMNRIHTRLQSTVFSSVLRQDIGFFHANRTGELTSRITSDTDTISEALSKDLSLLMWYLMRLIFLYVMMVWVSVPLALFVTTGLPFILLVPELSGKFLKNLALRVQESFAKANDVVVETFQAISTVRSFANEEGAARRYEERLQETYKLNKWESVTYVIYSCTSTISGLALKVGILYYGGRLVTQGGVSSGDLVTFVLYEMQFSSAVQSLLSVYPNVQKAIGSSEKIFEYMDRTPQIRPSGTLAPLDLQGHIFLQDVWFSYPDRDDTLVLKVLLSDLRLSCYRHVTGCLVGPSGSGKSTLVSLLVRFFSPDRGRVMLDGRDLWDYEHRFLHRKVALVSQSPALFARSLHANIAYGLGEQSPEEVRQAAQRAGAHRFIDGLSRGYNTDAGDTGGQISGGQKQAIAIARALIRDPRVLILDDVTSALDTESQQQVENEIYEGTARSRRSVLLISHRLRTVERADRILVMEEGQIREEGTHQQLMRKRGAYWQLLQTQQNGAEGQRPQAGEWASVAEALNSSL, encoded by the exons ATGAAGCCCGGCCAGGTGGTGCCCTGCGTCTGGATCCTGGCGGTGCCGCTCTTGGACTTCCTGGCCCTCCGCCTGGCGTGGCTGGCCCTGCGTGCTCCGTGGGGGAGCCCCCTGCTGCTCTGTTGGGCCGCCGCCCTGGTCCGGTGCCCGGTGCTGATGCTCTCGGCTTATGCTCTCGGCTGCCTCAAAGGGCTCCCTGGGGCGCTCCGAGACGCCCTGGTGCCCGCGGCCTCCCTCCTCAGCCTCCTGGTGCCCACCTGTGCCACCTTGCAGTACCTGCTCCTGCCCGACGGGGGCGCCGCGGAGCTGGCACACAGCTGGGGCAGAGCGGATGTTTTTGCTCTGAACTACCTCGTTGTGGGGGCTGTTGCCCTCCTGTGGCATCAACTGGCGCCCCCCAGGCAGGGAGAGACTGGCAAGAGACCCTCAGCATCCTTTGGGCGCCTCCTCTCCTGCATGAGGCCGGACCGGCCGCGGTTCGTAGCTGTCGCTGGACTTGTGGTGGTCTCCTCTTTGG GGGAGATGGCTCTTCCCTACTACACGGGACGTGTGACTGATTGGATCGTGACCAAGGACGGCTCTTCTGCCTTCGAGAGAGCACTTTGGATGATGTCTCTCTTCACAGTCGGCAG TGCCGTGACTGAGTTTCTCTGTGACTGCCTCTACAACGTCACCATGAACCGGATCCACACCCGCCTCCAGAGCACCGTCTTCAGCTCCGTCTTGCGACAGGACATTGGGTTCTTCCACGCCAACCGCACAG GAGAGCTCACGTCCCGCATCACCTCAGACACGGACACCATAAGCGAAGCCCTGTCGAAGGACCTGAGTCTGCTGATGTGGTACCTGATGCGACTGATCTTCCTCTACGTCATGATGGTGTGGGTCTCCGTGCCCCTGGCCCTGTTTGTCACCACGGGGCTGCCCTTCATCCTCCTGGTGCCAGAACTCTCTGGGAAATTTCTCAAG AACTTGGCGCTTCGGGTCCAGGAGTCCTTCGCCAAGGCCAACGACGTGGTGGTGGAGACCTTCCAAGCCATCTCCACGGTCCGCAGCTTTGCAAATGAGGAGGGGGCTGCCCGGcgctacgaggagaggctgcaggagacCTACAAGCTCAACAAGTGGGAGTCTGTGACTTATGTGATCTACTCGTGCACTAGCACC atCTCAGGCTTGGCTCTCAAAGTAGGGATTCTGTATTACGGGGGCCGCCTGGTCACTCAAGGGGGTGTGAGCAGCGGAGATCTGGTCACCTTTGTTCTCTACGAAATGCAGTTCTCCTCAGCAGTGCAG TCCCTCCTTTCCGTTTACCCAAATGTGCAAAAAGCCATCGGGTCATCTGAGAAGATTTTTGAATACATGGACCGGACGCCCCAGATCAGGCCTTCGGGGACGCTGGCACCCCTGGACTTACAGGGACACATATTCTTGCAGGACGTCTGGTTCTCTTATCCAGACCGGGATGATACTCTAGTGCTGAAGGTACTTTtga GTGACCTCAGGCTGAGCTGCTACCGGCACGTGACTGGGTGCTTGGTTGGCCCTTCGGGATCCGGGAAGAGCACCCTGGTGTCCCTTCTGGTTCGGTTCTTCAGTCCAGACCGCGGGCGGGTGATGCTGGATGGGAGAGACCTGTGGGATTATGAGCATCGCTTCCTTCATCGCAAG GTGGCGCTGGTGAGCCAGAGTCCTGCGCTGTTTGCTCGGTCACTGCATGCGAACATTGCTTATGGATTGGGAGAGCAGAGTCCGGAGGAAGTGAGGCAGGCAGCCCAGCGAGCCGGAGCACACCGATTCATCGATGGACTGAGCCGCGGCTACAACACAG ATGCTGGGGATACAGGGGGCCAGATCTCTGGGGGGCAGAAGCAGGCGATCGCCATTGCCCGGGCTCTGATCCGAGACCCCCGAGTGCTGATCCTGGATGATGTCACCAGCGCTCTCGACACAGAGAGTCAACAACAG GTGGAGAATGAAATCTACGAGGGGACGGCTCGCTCTCGGCGCTCCGTGCTGCTGATCTCCCACCGCCTTCGCACCGTGGAACGGGCCGACCGCATCCTAGTGATGGAGGAGGGGCAGATCCGGGAGGAGGGGACCCACCAGCAACTCATGAGGAAGAGGGGCGCCTATTGGCAGCTGCTGCAGACTCAACAAAATGGGGCCGAGGGACAGCGTCCGCAGGCTGGGGAGTGGGCATCTGTGGCCGAGGCTCTCAACTCGTCCCTTTAG
- the PSMB8 gene encoding proteasome subunit beta type-8: MALQEVCGLRREEWGALLEGAWGAAGGTGHYGFGAGEPRIAVPPGRQPSEFLQTLSEGSGDRHQIELAHGTTTLAFTFQHGVIVATDSRASAGKYISTLLFNKVIEINPYLLGTMSGSAADCQYWERLLAKHCRWVFRTGHNEISGRWGDLLPGICRVLTWMGALWCGSMLCGWDKKGPGLYYIDDNGVRLSGPLFSTGSGNTYAYGVLDSGYRPDLSVEEAYDLGRRAISYATHRDAYSGGVVNMYHMKEDGWIRVGRTDVAMLLDQYAEAKK; encoded by the exons ATGGCGCTGCAGGAGGTTTGCGGGCTCCGCCGGGAGGAGTGGGGCGCGCTCCTCGAAGGGGCTTGGGGGGCTGCGGGCGGCACCGGGCACTACGGCTTCGGGGCCGGGGAGCCCCGCATCGCAGTGCCCCCCGGCAGGCAG CCCTCAGAGTTCCTGCAGACCCTCAGCGAGGGCAGCGGAGACAGGCACCAGATTGAGCTGGCCCATGGCACCACCACCCTGGCCTTCACTTTCCAGCATGGAGTTATAGTGGCCACTGATTCCCGCGCTTCGGCAGGCAAATATATAT CCACTCTTCTCTTCAACAAAGTGATTGAGATCAACCCCTACCTGCTGGGCACCATGTCTGGAAGCGCAGCTGACTGCCAGTACTGGGAACGTCTCCTGGCCAAACACTGCAGGTGGGTTTTCAGAACAGGCCACAATGAGATTTCTGGGCGCTGGGGTGACCTGCTGCCTGGGATATGCCGAGTCCT TACATGGATGGGAGCTCTCTGGTGCGGCAGCATGCTATGCGGATGGGACAAAAAG GGTCCAGGCCTTTACTACATAGACGATAATGGGGTACGCCTGTCAGGCCCCCTGTTTTCCACAGGAAGTGGAAACACGTATGCTTACGGGGTGCTGGACAGTGGCTACCGCCCTGACCTCAGCGTGGAAGAGGCCTACGACCTCGGCAGGAGGGCCATCTCCTACGCCACCCACCGTGACGCCTACTCGGGAGGAGTGGTGAACA TGTATCACATGAAGGAAGACGGCTGGATCCGAGTTGGACGCACTGACGTCGCTATGCTGCTTGACCAGTATGCAGAGGCCAAGAAATGA